Proteins encoded within one genomic window of Candidatus Hydrogenedentota bacterium:
- a CDS encoding NAD(P)/FAD-dependent oxidoreductase: MRVGIIGAGISGLSAALALRQAGHEVDVFQREDEAGGLLATFDFDGVPVEHFYHFLCRTDIGFFRFCQQLEISPFLRFDEVSTGFYYNGAPFRFCKPLDLLLFPGFPLADRLRLGKFAIDIRKRQDWEALDRIPAKQWLIDRLGETVYRVVWEPLLALKFGDYHDRISAAWIAHRVHRVARSRNQMGYLEGGTRRLLDTLVARLEAEGVRLHTGRPVKRILAEGDRVSGLAFDGHPDHACDRVISTVPLPVLAGLLPAGWEEYAAALSRIDYIGVVCVALKLRRPVSRHFWYNVHDPRIPFNGIIEYTNLNPMPGLGGHLVYVPYYAATDRPIYSLPDAEAVAQSWAALKRMNPALEDGDLLDSHVARTPYAQAICPAGFQDMLPDQIAPLKGLRLLDSTFLYPEDRTQSGHIVKALACAADIEAE, encoded by the coding sequence ATGCGCGTAGGCATTATTGGCGCCGGAATCTCCGGTTTGAGTGCGGCTCTCGCCCTCCGGCAGGCGGGGCACGAGGTGGATGTGTTCCAGCGGGAGGACGAGGCCGGCGGCCTGCTGGCGACCTTCGATTTCGACGGTGTCCCCGTGGAGCATTTCTACCATTTCCTCTGCCGCACCGACATCGGCTTCTTCCGGTTCTGCCAGCAGCTCGAAATCTCGCCGTTTCTTCGATTCGACGAGGTATCCACCGGTTTCTATTACAACGGCGCGCCCTTCCGCTTCTGCAAGCCGCTCGACCTCCTGCTCTTCCCCGGATTCCCGCTGGCCGACCGGCTGCGGCTTGGGAAATTCGCGATCGACATCCGAAAGCGGCAGGACTGGGAAGCGCTCGATCGCATTCCCGCGAAGCAATGGCTGATCGATCGGCTCGGCGAGACGGTCTACCGCGTGGTGTGGGAGCCGCTCCTGGCCCTGAAGTTCGGCGACTACCACGACCGGATCTCCGCGGCGTGGATCGCGCATCGCGTGCACCGCGTGGCGCGGTCGCGCAACCAGATGGGCTACCTGGAAGGCGGGACGCGCCGCCTCCTCGACACGCTGGTCGCGCGCCTGGAAGCTGAAGGCGTCCGGCTGCACACCGGTCGCCCGGTGAAGCGCATCCTCGCGGAGGGCGACCGCGTTTCCGGGCTCGCCTTCGACGGCCATCCGGACCACGCGTGCGACCGCGTCATATCCACCGTGCCGCTGCCCGTGCTCGCGGGGCTCCTGCCCGCGGGCTGGGAGGAATACGCCGCCGCACTCTCGCGCATCGACTACATCGGCGTGGTCTGCGTGGCGCTGAAACTGCGCCGGCCCGTCTCGCGCCATTTCTGGTACAACGTGCACGACCCGCGCATCCCCTTCAACGGCATCATCGAATACACCAACCTGAACCCCATGCCGGGACTCGGCGGCCATCTCGTCTACGTGCCCTACTACGCCGCCACCGACCGGCCCATCTACAGCCTCCCGGACGCCGAGGCCGTCGCGCAATCCTGGGCGGCGCTGAAACGGATGAATCCCGCCCTGGAGGACGGCGATCTGCTCGACAGCCATGTCGCGCGCACGCCCTATGCGCAGGCCATCTGCCCGGCGGGTTTCCAGGACATGCTGCCCGACCAGATAGCCCCGCTCAAGGGCCTGCGCCTGCTCGATTCCACCTTTCTCTACCCGGAAGACCGCACGCAATCCGGCCACATCGTCAAGGCCCTCGCCTGCGCGGCGGACATCGAAGCGGAATGA
- a CDS encoding methyltransferase domain-containing protein, whose product MTGGGPDSAGVRAHYAALARDYDRRANRACGRAYEDLIRRTFAGRRRVLEIGAGSSPRAGLAGAPRAVACDLSWPMLAARNALPDLPRAVADGAALPFATGAFDGVFSINVIEHVPDPAVFIAESARVLAPGGLLLIVTPNGDAARLLALLERLRLKLPEGPHRFLGARELAELSREAFDTLEHRKFLALPAGPPAFVRGIDALVRAGMGRGLFQYAVLRRR is encoded by the coding sequence ATGACCGGCGGCGGCCCGGACAGCGCGGGCGTTCGAGCGCATTACGCCGCGCTCGCCCGCGACTATGATCGCCGGGCGAACCGCGCGTGTGGCCGCGCCTACGAAGACCTGATCCGCCGCACATTCGCCGGGCGCCGCCGCGTGCTGGAGATCGGCGCGGGCTCCAGCCCACGCGCGGGGCTTGCGGGCGCGCCGCGGGCCGTCGCGTGTGACCTTTCCTGGCCCATGCTCGCCGCCCGAAACGCGTTGCCCGACCTCCCGCGCGCCGTGGCCGACGGCGCCGCGCTCCCCTTCGCAACCGGCGCCTTCGATGGCGTCTTCTCGATCAACGTCATCGAGCACGTCCCCGATCCCGCCGTTTTCATCGCCGAATCCGCGCGCGTACTGGCCCCCGGCGGGCTGCTGTTGATCGTCACCCCCAACGGCGACGCCGCGCGGCTCCTGGCGCTGCTCGAACGCCTCCGCCTCAAGCTCCCCGAAGGCCCGCACCGCTTCCTCGGCGCCCGGGAGCTCGCGGAACTCTCCAGGGAGGCCTTCGATACCCTCGAGCACCGTAAATTCCTCGCCCTGCCCGCCGGTCCCCCGGCCTTCGTGCGCGGGATCGATGCGCTCGTCCGCGCGGGTATGGGGCGCGGCCTGTTTCAGTACGCGGTGCTGCGGCGGCGTTGA
- a CDS encoding HigA family addiction module antidote protein has translation MMKMTLPHPGHTIKDGCLDALGMSVTEAAKKLGIARHTLSRVINGHAGISAEMAIRLEKAGWSTADHWMRLQAAHALAQARKHEDKIHVERIGAA, from the coding sequence ATGATGAAAATGACTCTACCCCACCCCGGGCATACGATTAAGGACGGCTGCCTGGACGCGCTGGGCATGAGCGTCACGGAAGCCGCGAAAAAGCTTGGGATTGCGCGGCATACGCTCTCGCGCGTAATCAACGGCCACGCGGGCATTTCGGCGGAGATGGCCATCCGGCTGGAAAAGGCGGGCTGGTCGACCGCCGACCACTGGATGCGGCTGCAGGCGGCGCATGCCCTCGCCCAGGCCCGGAAACACGAGGACAAGATCCACGTGGAACGGATTGGCGCGGCGTAG
- a CDS encoding PIN domain-containing protein: MPVDFIDSNVLLYLFDETNGAKREIAERVLTSALLEKSGIISFQVVQETLNVLSTKLPEPASAEDTERFLEKVLLPLWRVMPSAGLYRETLRTQDRYKYHFYDALIIAAAREAGAARLLTEDLQDGQKIEGLEIVNPFRAGCDPI, from the coding sequence ATGCCCGTTGATTTCATCGACTCAAACGTACTCCTCTATCTGTTTGACGAGACCAACGGCGCGAAGCGCGAAATCGCCGAACGCGTCTTGACCAGCGCGCTGCTTGAGAAAAGCGGGATTATCAGCTTTCAAGTGGTTCAGGAGACGCTCAACGTACTATCCACGAAATTGCCCGAGCCCGCAAGCGCCGAGGATACCGAGCGATTTCTGGAAAAGGTCCTGCTCCCGCTCTGGCGAGTGATGCCGAGTGCTGGACTCTACCGTGAAACGCTGCGTACGCAGGACCGCTACAAGTACCACTTCTACGACGCGCTCATCATCGCGGCGGCGCGGGAAGCCGGGGCGGCGAGGTTGCTGACCGAGGACCTGCAAGACGGCCAGAAAATCGAAGGGCTGGAAATCGTGAATCCCTTTCGCGCGGGATGCGACCCGATTTGA
- a CDS encoding DUF1080 domain-containing protein, with protein MHYPTILRAALFAALALAPALARAEVREVTEPIALFNGQDLTNWYTFLQEHGVNNDPNGVFTVQDGMIRISGEDWGCITTHDSFDRYKAIVEFKWGEKTWGKREKATRDSGFLVHSVGEDGGYSGIWKHSIEVQMIEGGTGDFIVVGDGTDAFSLTANVAKEKQGGSHIYKTKGQPVTINSGRINWWGRSPDWEDVLGFRGEHDAETPVGEWNTLEVIVDRGAIQVFLNGIHVNESIDTTPTSGQLQIQSEGAELFVRRVDLLPLEQHGARSRNAVNPAAVAAIANGAKDFANAAWWGFDPEDATAAVQSAIDSGAKKVLIPFVGKPWIVRPITLRGDLELEFEPGVLLLAKRGEFKGGGDSLLAAHNAENLTIRGYGATLRMWKKDYQDPAQYTKAEWRMGIRLMGCKNVLIEGLRVESSGGDGIYIDGGGDRRWGENITVRDVVCDDNHRQGMSVISAQNLLIENCTFSNTGGTAPEAGIDFEPDSSDQRFVNCVVRNSVFENNAGHQILIYLNPMTIESESVSIRFENCVSRMGKSGMTLDDFQDMGQTGWAGMAIGTANDNGPAGTIEFVDCTTENTGKEGVKVFDVSALSVDVKFTRCTWANPWVSAFRDYGGPRVPVLIHARRPSLVARTGGVHFEDCEVYDWAYRPALQFYEDHSDNGFYNISGQITVHSPHGAMALLGDEDKLHDVTLKVVGAGEN; from the coding sequence ATGCATTACCCCACGATTCTACGGGCGGCGCTTTTCGCCGCCCTGGCCCTGGCCCCTGCGCTCGCCCGGGCCGAGGTCCGCGAGGTCACTGAGCCTATCGCCCTGTTCAACGGCCAGGACTTGACGAACTGGTACACCTTTCTTCAGGAACACGGCGTGAACAACGATCCCAACGGCGTGTTTACGGTCCAGGACGGCATGATCCGGATTTCCGGCGAGGACTGGGGCTGCATCACGACCCACGATTCCTTCGATCGCTACAAGGCCATAGTCGAGTTCAAGTGGGGCGAGAAAACCTGGGGCAAGCGCGAGAAGGCCACACGCGACAGCGGCTTCCTGGTCCACAGCGTGGGCGAAGATGGCGGGTACAGCGGCATCTGGAAGCACTCCATCGAGGTGCAGATGATCGAGGGGGGCACGGGCGACTTTATCGTGGTCGGCGACGGCACGGACGCCTTCTCGCTCACCGCGAACGTCGCGAAGGAAAAGCAGGGCGGCAGCCACATCTACAAGACCAAGGGCCAGCCGGTCACGATCAACAGCGGGCGCATCAACTGGTGGGGGCGCTCCCCCGACTGGGAGGACGTGTTGGGATTCCGCGGGGAACACGACGCCGAGACGCCGGTGGGTGAATGGAACACGCTCGAAGTCATCGTCGATCGCGGGGCGATCCAGGTTTTCCTCAACGGCATTCATGTAAACGAATCCATCGACACGACCCCCACCAGCGGCCAGCTTCAGATCCAGTCCGAGGGCGCGGAACTCTTCGTGCGGCGCGTTGATTTGCTTCCGCTGGAGCAACACGGCGCGCGCTCGCGAAACGCGGTCAACCCGGCGGCGGTGGCGGCGATCGCCAATGGCGCGAAGGACTTCGCGAATGCGGCCTGGTGGGGCTTTGACCCGGAAGACGCAACGGCGGCGGTCCAGTCGGCGATCGATTCCGGCGCGAAGAAGGTCCTGATTCCGTTTGTGGGCAAACCGTGGATCGTGCGGCCGATCACGCTCCGAGGCGACCTGGAGCTGGAGTTCGAGCCGGGCGTGCTGCTGCTCGCGAAGCGCGGCGAGTTCAAGGGCGGCGGCGACTCGCTGCTGGCGGCGCACAACGCGGAGAACCTGACGATCCGAGGCTATGGGGCGACACTGCGCATGTGGAAGAAGGACTACCAGGACCCCGCGCAGTACACCAAAGCGGAGTGGCGCATGGGCATCCGGCTCATGGGCTGCAAGAACGTGCTGATCGAGGGGCTCCGCGTGGAGTCTTCCGGCGGCGACGGCATCTACATCGACGGCGGCGGCGACCGGCGCTGGGGCGAGAACATCACGGTGCGCGATGTGGTGTGCGATGACAACCACCGCCAGGGGATGAGCGTGATCAGCGCGCAGAACCTGCTGATCGAGAATTGCACCTTCTCCAACACGGGCGGCACGGCGCCGGAAGCGGGCATCGATTTCGAGCCGGACAGCTCGGACCAGCGCTTCGTCAACTGTGTGGTGCGCAATTCCGTTTTCGAGAACAACGCCGGCCACCAGATCCTGATTTACCTGAACCCGATGACCATCGAAAGCGAATCCGTGAGCATCCGCTTCGAGAATTGCGTCTCGCGGATGGGCAAGTCCGGCATGACGCTCGACGATTTCCAGGATATGGGCCAGACCGGATGGGCGGGGATGGCCATCGGCACGGCGAACGACAACGGGCCGGCGGGGACCATCGAATTCGTGGATTGCACGACGGAGAACACCGGCAAGGAGGGCGTGAAGGTGTTTGACGTGTCGGCGCTGAGCGTGGATGTGAAGTTTACGCGCTGCACCTGGGCGAACCCGTGGGTCTCCGCGTTTCGCGATTACGGCGGGCCGCGCGTGCCGGTGCTGATCCATGCGCGCCGCCCCAGCCTCGTCGCGCGCACCGGCGGCGTGCATTTCGAGGACTGCGAGGTCTACGATTGGGCATATCGCCCGGCGCTCCAGTTCTACGAGGACCACAGCGACAACGGCTTTTACAATATCAGCGGCCAGATCACGGTGCACAGCCCCCACGGGGCGATGGCGCTGTTGGGCGATGAAGACAAGCTGCATGATGTGACGCTGAAGGTGGTGGGGGCAGGTGAGAATTGA
- a CDS encoding ATP-dependent Clp protease ATP-binding subunit has product MPEVDEDRFDRFTREERFDKARALGLGPIDFQHLLWVDAMDREKSSLRKLFEGEDGKDRRTFGEFRVALNHQFISNLPKQKVAKGQYSEELNQLCTLLVKRPAKPGHNLDRVIEGLNAKMKTKDQIEWDDLLAGIIDYRTHAIDSFLASDFGLTSSILDGDRKIPVGAVSRETAAAHSIEALKTYGYDLTAKAAGGGVEEVIGRADEIRRLSSILLKKEANNPILLGEPGVGKTKIVEGLALDIVKDRVPERLKGKKIISLDLGLIMAGSKYRGEFEQRLTAVLRELQDAKGAVILFIDEIHQLVGLGETGESGGMDAANLMKPALARGELWCIGATTFAEFRAIEKDGALRRRFSPVIVPEQSPAEVAEILKRVRPVYGKHHTVEYTDESLSRVNTLARRYIGEVRSPARELGILDEAGAMVILNHVSADHEPGYQPPVTGAHVAQAVSERANIPVENMSEDQRNKLLQLEENLASRVFGQPEPIKAVVKTMKRAFVGLTPPKQPQAVFLFAGPSGVGKTELAKAIAADWYGSEEALIRIDLSEYGTETARNRLIGSDRGYQGAEEGGMLTEAVRRKPYSLVLLDEFEKAHPNIWRIFLQLFDEARLTDSMGRNIDFQNTVIVITTNVGAALLAQLGEMRHRITGWLEANPEAEPEVQNQAVKSILQEIVSSTPNLTPQTFGILQDEANRLLEGEDADEAPSAEEIVKQAMLAVPGLPPELFGRMGRPLVFGSLGMKEQSSILNKLLRDLCERVALARKIILPPDRGECNTWFTVTVADDGVRTAICQAPESSEPLVSITLSADVCEYLVENGFDTLLGARPLRTLFVENIEDAVSDQLLRIGKDDPAIITVTEIGP; this is encoded by the coding sequence ATGCCCGAAGTGGATGAAGATCGTTTTGACAGATTTACCCGGGAGGAGCGCTTCGACAAGGCGCGGGCGCTGGGCCTCGGCCCGATCGATTTCCAGCATTTGCTGTGGGTCGACGCGATGGACCGAGAGAAGAGTTCCCTCCGCAAGCTGTTCGAAGGCGAAGACGGCAAGGACCGCCGGACGTTCGGGGAGTTCCGGGTCGCGCTGAACCACCAGTTCATCAGCAATCTTCCGAAGCAAAAGGTGGCGAAGGGCCAGTATTCCGAGGAGCTGAACCAGCTCTGCACGCTGCTGGTGAAGCGCCCCGCGAAGCCCGGCCACAATCTCGATCGCGTGATAGAGGGCCTCAACGCCAAGATGAAGACGAAGGACCAGATCGAGTGGGACGATCTGCTTGCGGGCATCATCGATTACCGCACCCACGCCATCGATTCCTTCCTGGCTTCGGATTTCGGCCTCACCAGCTCGATCCTCGATGGGGACCGCAAGATTCCGGTGGGCGCGGTGAGCCGGGAGACGGCGGCGGCCCATTCCATTGAGGCGCTGAAGACGTATGGATACGACCTCACCGCGAAGGCGGCGGGCGGCGGCGTGGAGGAGGTCATCGGGCGCGCGGACGAGATCCGCCGCCTGTCCAGCATTCTCCTCAAGAAGGAGGCGAACAACCCGATCCTCCTGGGCGAGCCCGGCGTGGGCAAGACGAAGATCGTCGAGGGCCTGGCGCTCGATATCGTCAAGGACCGCGTCCCGGAGCGCCTCAAGGGCAAGAAGATCATCAGCCTCGACCTGGGCCTCATCATGGCGGGCTCGAAGTACCGCGGCGAATTTGAGCAGCGCCTCACGGCGGTGCTCCGCGAACTCCAAGACGCCAAGGGCGCGGTGATCCTGTTCATCGACGAAATACACCAGCTTGTCGGCCTTGGCGAGACCGGCGAGAGCGGCGGCATGGACGCAGCCAACCTGATGAAGCCGGCCCTGGCGCGTGGCGAGTTGTGGTGCATCGGCGCGACGACGTTTGCGGAGTTCCGGGCCATCGAGAAAGATGGCGCGCTCCGCCGCCGCTTCAGCCCGGTCATCGTGCCCGAGCAGAGCCCGGCGGAAGTGGCCGAGATCCTCAAGCGCGTGCGGCCGGTCTACGGCAAGCACCACACGGTGGAATACACCGATGAATCGCTCAGCCGCGTGAACACGCTCGCGCGGCGCTACATCGGCGAAGTGCGCTCGCCCGCGCGCGAACTCGGCATCCTCGACGAGGCCGGCGCGATGGTCATTCTCAACCACGTCAGCGCCGACCACGAGCCCGGCTACCAGCCACCCGTGACCGGCGCGCACGTCGCGCAGGCCGTTTCCGAGCGCGCGAACATCCCGGTGGAAAACATGTCCGAGGACCAGCGCAACAAGCTCCTGCAACTGGAGGAAAACCTCGCCAGCCGCGTATTCGGCCAGCCCGAACCTATCAAGGCGGTCGTAAAGACGATGAAACGCGCCTTTGTGGGCCTGACCCCGCCGAAACAACCCCAGGCCGTGTTCCTGTTTGCGGGTCCCTCCGGCGTAGGCAAGACCGAACTCGCCAAGGCCATCGCGGCGGACTGGTACGGCAGCGAAGAGGCCCTGATCCGCATTGACCTGTCCGAGTACGGCACGGAAACCGCGCGCAACCGCCTGATCGGATCCGATCGCGGCTACCAGGGCGCGGAAGAGGGCGGCATGCTGACGGAGGCGGTGCGGCGCAAGCCCTACTCGCTGGTACTGCTCGACGAATTCGAGAAGGCGCACCCCAACATCTGGCGCATCTTCCTCCAGCTTTTCGACGAAGCGCGCCTGACGGATTCGATGGGCCGCAATATCGACTTCCAGAACACGGTGATTGTGATTACCACGAACGTCGGCGCGGCGCTCCTCGCGCAGCTCGGCGAAATGCGGCACCGCATCACGGGATGGCTGGAGGCCAATCCCGAGGCGGAACCCGAAGTTCAGAACCAGGCGGTGAAATCGATTCTTCAGGAAATCGTCTCCAGCACGCCCAATCTTACGCCCCAGACCTTTGGCATTTTGCAGGACGAAGCGAACCGCCTGCTGGAAGGCGAGGACGCGGACGAAGCGCCCTCGGCGGAGGAAATCGTGAAGCAGGCGATGCTCGCCGTGCCCGGCCTGCCGCCGGAACTCTTCGGGCGCATGGGCCGCCCGCTGGTGTTTGGATCGCTCGGGATGAAGGAGCAGTCCAGCATCCTCAACAAGCTGCTGCGCGACCTGTGCGAGCGCGTGGCCCTGGCGCGCAAGATCATCCTGCCGCCGGACCGCGGCGAGTGCAACACCTGGTTCACGGTAACGGTTGCGGACGATGGCGTGCGCACCGCGATCTGCCAGGCGCCCGAGTCCAGCGAACCGCTGGTTTCCATCACGCTGAGCGCGGATGTCTGCGAATACCTCGTCGAGAACGGCTTTGACACGCTCCTCGGCGCGCGTCCCCTGCGCACGCTGTTTGTCGAGAATATCGAGGACGCCGTGTCGGACCAGCTGCTCCGCATTGGCAAGGACGATCCAGCGATCATCACCGTGACCGAGATCGGCCCCTGA
- a CDS encoding glycosyltransferase: protein MQPTFSVIVPAFNEEAYLPRSLGAIRRAEAVLGEPVEIVVGDNQSTDGTARVAEEFGARVVPVEKRCISAVRNTAAAAAAGKYLIFTDADNEVMDDIFVEIARIFESGRYVGGGVLHAPYERKSMGLSLTQFVITANLRLCGVSMFLFYLPAEIFREIGGFDESRLSNEDMDFALRLKRHGKARGQKFASLKKTGVVLSARKFDEYGDWAVVRHPILFAKAFLNNPEVTYEIWYRPRR from the coding sequence ATGCAACCCACGTTTTCCGTCATTGTTCCCGCATTCAACGAGGAAGCCTACCTTCCGCGCAGCCTGGGGGCGATCCGCCGCGCGGAGGCGGTGCTGGGCGAGCCGGTTGAGATTGTGGTCGGGGACAACCAGAGCACGGACGGCACCGCGCGGGTGGCGGAGGAATTCGGCGCGCGCGTGGTCCCGGTGGAGAAGCGGTGCATATCGGCGGTGCGCAATACGGCGGCTGCGGCGGCGGCGGGCAAATACCTGATCTTCACCGACGCCGACAATGAAGTGATGGACGATATCTTTGTCGAGATCGCCCGGATCTTCGAGAGCGGGCGCTACGTGGGCGGCGGGGTGCTTCACGCGCCCTACGAGCGCAAGTCGATGGGCCTGAGCCTGACGCAGTTCGTGATCACGGCGAACCTGCGCCTGTGCGGCGTCTCGATGTTTCTCTTTTACCTGCCCGCGGAGATCTTTCGAGAAATCGGCGGCTTCGACGAGTCGCGGCTGTCCAACGAGGACATGGATTTCGCGCTGCGCCTAAAGCGGCACGGTAAGGCGCGCGGCCAGAAGTTCGCGAGCCTGAAGAAGACCGGAGTGGTGCTTTCCGCGCGCAAGTTCGACGAGTATGGCGACTGGGCGGTGGTCCGCCACCCCATTCTTTTTGCGAAGGCCTTCCTGAACAATCCCGAAGTGACCTATGAGATCTGGTACCGGCCGCGCCGCTGA
- a CDS encoding small multi-drug export protein, with protein MHDTDNRVYGNDLVTERGLRFMARWGWFLTALWVLIMIACAVIWPEPYRLGWLLVLELFFVGRTVCAYEGIRLGFHKAYLMMQAGIQDIAFFLVIFPLFARFYERVARDRAIDRLLRRLVAAAERKCESLRAFGLVGLFLFVFLPVSGTGTLVGCVAGYLLGYRIRTLVPLIFTAHLSSLILLLAFFDWLAPTLTALNEDFARYFAWTLPGLVIGGGWIYSVVQKRMAQSRERGSSLRDLDPAPEPAE; from the coding sequence ATGCACGACACTGACAACCGAGTTTACGGAAACGATCTCGTCACCGAGCGGGGCCTCCGCTTCATGGCGCGCTGGGGCTGGTTCCTCACCGCGCTCTGGGTGCTGATCATGATCGCCTGCGCCGTCATCTGGCCCGAGCCCTATCGCCTGGGCTGGCTGCTCGTGCTGGAACTCTTCTTCGTCGGGCGAACCGTCTGCGCCTATGAAGGGATCCGGCTCGGATTCCACAAGGCCTACCTCATGATGCAGGCTGGCATCCAGGATATCGCCTTCTTCCTCGTCATCTTTCCCCTCTTCGCACGCTTCTACGAGCGCGTCGCCCGAGACCGCGCCATCGACCGCCTCCTGCGCCGCCTCGTCGCTGCCGCCGAACGTAAGTGCGAGAGCCTGCGCGCCTTCGGCCTGGTTGGCCTGTTCCTCTTCGTGTTCCTGCCCGTATCCGGCACGGGAACCCTGGTGGGTTGCGTCGCCGGTTACCTGCTCGGCTACCGCATCCGGACCCTCGTGCCCCTCATCTTCACCGCACACCTGTCTTCCCTCATCCTCCTGCTTGCCTTCTTTGACTGGCTCGCGCCTACGCTCACGGCCTTGAACGAGGATTTCGCGCGCTACTTCGCCTGGACCCTGCCCGGCCTCGTCATCGGCGGCGGCTGGATCTACAGTGTCGTGCAGAAGCGAATGGCCCAGTCCCGCGAGCGCGGATCTTCCCTGCGCGATCTGGACCCCGCGCCCGAACCCGCGGAGTAG
- a CDS encoding protein-L-isoaspartate(D-aspartate) O-methyltransferase, with protein MSPRHPALLILLFTGLAIAALPTGLARAEDESPTPPDPHAAARERLVADSIEAGPFGRTPVKDPAVLAAMRSVKRHLFVPPGLRSEAYRDRPLPIGHGQTISQPYIVAYMTEALQVGPDATVLEIGTGSGYQAAVLAAIVKKVYSIEIIPPLAEEGAANLKAAGVANVETRTGDGYHGWKEHAPYDGIVVTAAAAHIPPPLIEQLKPGGRMVIPVGPPLQTQSLMLVEKREDGSVSQRNVMPVRFVPLTRGK; from the coding sequence ATGTCTCCTCGTCATCCGGCGTTGCTGATTCTTCTGTTCACTGGTCTGGCGATTGCGGCGCTTCCGACGGGCCTCGCACGGGCCGAGGACGAGTCCCCCACTCCCCCGGATCCCCACGCCGCGGCACGAGAGCGCCTGGTCGCGGATAGCATCGAAGCAGGCCCCTTCGGACGGACCCCGGTGAAGGACCCCGCGGTGCTTGCGGCGATGCGGTCGGTGAAGCGCCACCTGTTCGTTCCGCCGGGCCTCCGCAGCGAGGCCTACCGGGATCGCCCCCTCCCCATTGGCCACGGCCAGACGATCTCGCAGCCCTACATCGTCGCGTACATGACCGAGGCGCTCCAGGTTGGCCCGGACGCGACGGTGCTCGAAATCGGCACCGGATCGGGCTACCAGGCGGCGGTGTTGGCGGCCATCGTGAAGAAGGTTTACAGCATAGAGATTATCCCGCCGCTTGCGGAGGAAGGCGCGGCCAACCTGAAGGCGGCGGGCGTTGCGAATGTGGAAACGCGCACGGGAGACGGTTACCACGGCTGGAAGGAGCACGCCCCGTACGACGGCATCGTGGTGACGGCGGCCGCGGCGCACATTCCGCCGCCCCTGATCGAACAGTTGAAGCCGGGCGGGCGCATGGTCATTCCGGTGGGGCCTCCCCTGCAAACGCAGAGCCTGATGCTTGTGGAGAAGCGCGAGGACGGATCGGTCAGCCAGCGCAACGTCATGCCGGTCCGGTTCGTGCCGCTAACCCGTGGAAAGTAG